The following proteins come from a genomic window of Solwaraspora sp. WMMA2065:
- a CDS encoding ATP-binding cassette domain-containing protein yields the protein MGYVDVAAVGHTLPDGRELFADVSFRVGEGAKVALVGPNGAGKTTLLRMVAGDLPVATGAVARAGGLGVMRQFIGMIGDDRTLADLALSLAPPPLRAAGERLAAAERAVHAAEAAGTTPAAAEKTQIGYANALAAWGEAGGYEAEVVFDTVATAVLDLPWDRVRDRPVRTLSGGQQKRFALELLLRGTDEVLLLDEPDNFLDVPGKRWLEQRLRESTKSVLYVSHDRELLAQTADRVVAVEGGSAWTHPGGFASWHSARVARHARLEEQRRRWDEEHEKLRELMLMYKQKAAYNDGLASRYQAAQTRLRKFEEAGPPPLPPKDQSLRMRLSGGRTGKRAVICEQLELDGLTYPFDLEIWYGDRVAVLGANGTGKSHFLRLLARGGTDPDPAAGPVAGAALTPVAHDGMVRLGARVRPGHFSQTHDRPELLDQTLADVLWRGDDHRDGMDRHAAMAVLSRYDLAGQGDQRFGTLSGGQQARFLVLLLELSGATLLLLDEPTDNLDLASAEALEEGLKAFEGTVIAVTHDRWFSRSFDRFVLFQGDGEVVEVPEPVWDVR from the coding sequence AAAGTGGCGCTGGTCGGCCCGAACGGCGCCGGCAAGACGACGCTGCTGCGGATGGTCGCCGGTGACCTGCCGGTGGCCACCGGAGCAGTCGCCCGCGCCGGCGGGCTCGGCGTGATGCGGCAGTTCATCGGCATGATCGGCGACGACCGTACACTCGCCGACCTGGCACTGTCGCTCGCCCCGCCGCCGCTGCGGGCCGCAGGAGAACGGCTCGCCGCCGCCGAACGGGCCGTGCACGCCGCTGAGGCCGCCGGCACCACCCCGGCCGCCGCCGAAAAAACCCAGATCGGGTACGCCAACGCCCTCGCCGCCTGGGGCGAAGCCGGCGGCTACGAGGCCGAGGTCGTCTTCGACACGGTGGCCACCGCAGTGCTGGACCTGCCGTGGGACCGGGTCCGGGACCGTCCGGTCCGGACCCTCTCGGGTGGACAACAGAAACGGTTCGCGTTGGAGCTGCTGCTGCGCGGCACCGACGAGGTGCTGCTGCTCGACGAGCCGGACAACTTCCTCGACGTACCCGGGAAACGGTGGCTGGAGCAGCGGCTGCGCGAGTCGACCAAGTCGGTGCTCTACGTCTCGCACGACCGGGAGTTGCTGGCCCAGACCGCCGACCGGGTGGTCGCCGTCGAAGGCGGCTCCGCCTGGACCCATCCGGGCGGCTTCGCCAGCTGGCACTCCGCGCGGGTCGCCCGGCACGCCCGGCTGGAGGAGCAGCGCCGCCGTTGGGACGAGGAGCACGAGAAACTGCGCGAACTGATGCTGATGTACAAGCAGAAGGCGGCGTACAACGACGGGTTGGCCTCGCGGTACCAGGCCGCGCAGACCCGGCTGCGCAAGTTCGAGGAGGCCGGCCCGCCGCCGCTGCCACCGAAGGACCAGTCGCTGCGGATGCGGCTGTCCGGCGGCCGCACCGGCAAGCGGGCGGTGATCTGTGAGCAACTGGAGCTGGATGGGCTGACCTACCCGTTCGACCTGGAGATCTGGTACGGCGACCGGGTCGCGGTGCTCGGGGCCAACGGCACCGGCAAGTCGCACTTCCTGCGGCTGCTGGCCCGGGGCGGAACCGACCCGGACCCGGCGGCCGGCCCGGTCGCCGGCGCGGCGCTCACCCCGGTGGCCCACGACGGGATGGTCCGGCTCGGTGCCCGGGTGCGTCCCGGCCACTTCTCGCAGACCCACGACCGGCCGGAGCTGCTCGACCAGACCCTCGCCGACGTGCTGTGGCGCGGCGACGACCACCGTGACGGGATGGACCGGCACGCGGCGATGGCCGTACTGTCCCGTTACGACCTGGCCGGCCAGGGCGACCAGCGGTTCGGCACCCTCTCCGGCGGCCAGCAGGCCCGGTTCCTGGTGCTGCTGCTGGAGCTGTCCGGTGCCACCCTGCTGCTGCTCGACGAGCCGACCGACAACCTGGACCTGGCCTCGGCCGAGGCGCTGGAGGAAGGGCTGAAGGCCTTCGAGGGTACGGTGATCGCGGTCACCCACGACCGTTGGTTCAGCCGGTCATTCGACCGGTTCGTGCTGTTCCAGGGCGACGGCGAGGTGGTCGAGGTCCCCGAGCCGGTCTGGGACGTACGCTGA